In the Euphorbia lathyris chromosome 5, ddEupLath1.1, whole genome shotgun sequence genome, one interval contains:
- the LOC136228778 gene encoding rhodanese-like domain-containing protein 4A, chloroplastic, with product MVIMKSFSMILSSSPPILHIPTSKLHSHCHNFSIAKTYSSQSNLFIKTSFSFTTFHLLTSLPSLASETLTPSTDQLSEKISFDSILVPIDDFFTRYPFFVAGCTFIWLVVIPVTKQYLRKYKFISAIDAFRKLKEDKDAQLLDIRDTRSLMALGGSPNLKILNKNAVQVQFSDEDEDGFVKNVLEIFPDPENTSLCILDDFDGNSLKAATLLYKKGFKEAYGIRGGVRGKKGWLAIQETLLPPSVHINPKKKKKSKVSQLGTNGGVSQKSEENNGNIPSVAESQRADNGHVNKSMISTPHTKIDCRSPYPKYPDLKPPSSPTPSKP from the exons ATGGTTATCATGAAATCTTTTTCCATGATCCTTTCTTCTTCTCCACCAATCCTCCATATCCCCACCTCTAAACTCCATTCTCATTGCCATAACTTTTCCATTGCTAAAACTTACTCCTCCCAATCCAATCTCTTTATTAAAACTTCCTTCTCTTTCACTACATTTCACCTCCTCACTTCTCTTCCTTCTCTAGCTTCTGAAACTTTAACCCCTTCAACTGACCAACTATCTGAAAAAATAAGCTTCGACTCAATCTTAGTTCCAATTGATGATTTCTTCACCAGATATCCCTTTTTTGTTGCCGGATGTACTTTCATTTGGTTGGTCGTTATACCTGTAACCAAACAGTATTTGAGGAAATACAAATTCATCTCTGCAATTGATGCATTTCGAAAACTCAAGGAGGATAAGGATGCTCAGCTTTTGGATATTAGGGATACTAGAAGCTTGATGGCTTTGGGTGGGTCTCCCAATTTGAAGATTCTTAATAAGAATGCGGTTCAGGTTCAATTCTccgatgaagatgaagatgggtTTGTGAAGAACGTGTTAGAGATTTTCCCAGACCCGGAAAATACCAGTTTGTGCATTCTGGACGA TTTTGATGGTAATTCATTAAAAGCAGCAACGCTATTGTACAAGAAAGGGTTCAAAGAGGCTTATGGAATAAGAGGTGGTGTGAGAGGAAAAAAGGGGTGGCTG GCAATACAAGAAACCCTTTTGCCACCTTCTGTCCATATCaacccaaagaagaagaagaaatccaaAGTTTCACAACTTGGAACTAATGGAGGAGTTAGTCAGAAAAGTGAAGAAAACAACGGGAATATTCCTTCTGTTGCGGAGAGCCAGAGAGCAGACAATGGACATGTAAACAAGTCGATGATATCCACACCGCATACAAAAATTGATTGCAGATCTCCCTATCCTAAA TATCCAGATTTGaaacctccatcttctccaacaCCATCAAAGCCATAG
- the LOC136231204 gene encoding TPR repeat-containing protein ZIP4: MRISEFSSPDLRQPNLEPQSNLHNHLQQLLSQFDSLIKRTEDFSPSNPLPETISSDLRQFLVQLTQLAPFPNSVKLQIWKLSYRLWNSCVDISNAASIRPSSSAPIAQQHATLRHIASDLLALASDVVGVPSPVIKSASFYHKTGLIWHDLRKFDIASTCFERATDIISKIDIAGISDSGEKKLLLDLNLARSQTAWEVSDRNLAITLLNRAKNLLFGSSDHYKLLANQYLSFGKSSLSKNEPNAFDVALKLLNEALDLCQKGCSVSRTREQTMELNDLRFKSLRFMSAAHLQKGEYENVIKCVRVLREGGGGVDGGDHHASLPVLAMKAWLGLGRYEEAEKELRGMVVNKEIPESVWISAVEAYFEAAGTAGAETATGLFMGLLGRCHVSANAAVRVAQRVIGDGVGGEGSKVRAKLVTELVSDERIVALFADESTAKYRKSMHALLWNCASDHFRSKDYKTGAEVFEKSLLYIPYDLENRILRAKGFRVLCLCYLALDQLDRAQEYISEAEKLEPTTASAFLKFKIYLQKNSHSDAINQLQTLKSRLDFTPDFLSLAAHEALACQSLSVAVASLSNLLEFYPSGRSMPTSEVEVLRTLITILIKDPGKESEVLKFMKLAHARASEMGTECFFGKGEVGRREQHWFAVTSWNLGTKCGKEKNYELCAEFLRLISELYDGLTDGQAEENSVMVCKSLILTVSAMVASENQKKVPLLDSEVKRAGELLDKAGKMLTSISMGARFNDNKMNMIEPEFLFIFTFNAYDIHGRNDNSGSQQQLHLVKSFASSKACNSKYLLQIGINASQGARSNPEVAIFALNECLSSLLSSPSPDYQDIALIVRTLIIVASIHKGDSDDDVVHNMYKQAHGIMVGLKEGEYPVEEGKWLAMTAWNRAAVPVRMGVVDAAKKWMNLGLEITRKVLGMETYRACMEDFIAAFEKKFQLQNNG; the protein is encoded by the exons ATGAGGATCTCCGAGTTCTCCTCCCCAGACCTCCGTCAACCCAACCTAGAACCCCAATCCAATCTCCATAACCATCTGCAACAGCTCCTATCTCAATTTGATTCCCTAATCAAGCGAACTGAAGACTTCTCTCCTTCCAACCCCTTACCAGAAACCATTTCCTCTGATCTCCGCCAATTCCTCGTTCAACTTACTCAACTCGCGCCCTTCCCCAACTCCGTCAAACTCCAGATATGGAAGCTCAGTTATCGCCTCTGGAATTCCTGCGTCGACATTTCCAATGCCGCTTCAATCCGCCCCTCTTCATCTGCACCCATCGCCCAACAGCACGCCACTCTCCGACACATCGCTTCCGACTTGCTCGCCCTCGCTTCCGATGTTGTTGGTGTTCCATCTCCAGTCATCAAGTCTGCTTCCTTCTACCATAAGACCGGTCTCATCTGGCATGATCTGAGAAAATTTGATATCGCTTCCACTTGTTTTGAGAGAGCTACGGATATAATCTCAAAGATCGATATCGCAGGAATATCCGATTCGGGAGAGAAAAAATTGCTTTTAGATCTGAATCTTGCGAGATCTCAGACTGCCTGGGAAGTGTCAGACCGGAATCTCGCTATTACACTACTCAATCGGGCCAAAAATTTGCTATTCGGGTCGTCGGATCACTACAAGCTGCTAGCGAACCAATACCTATCATTTGGCAAGAGTTCGTTATCGAAGAACGAACCTAATGCTTTCGACGTTGCTTTGAAGCTCTTGAATGAAGCTCTCGATTTATGCCAGAAGGGATGCAGCGTATCCAGAACACGGGAACAAACGATGGAGCTCAATGATTTGAGATTCAAATCACTCCGGTTTATGTCGGCTGCGCATTTGCAAAAAGGAGAATACGAGAATGTAATTAAGTGCGTTAGGGTTTTGAGAGAAGGAGGCGGTGGTGTTGATGGTGGGGATCATCATGCTAGTCTCCCTGTTCTGGCGATGAAGGCCTGGTTGGGGTTAGGGAGATATGAAGAGGCGGAGAAGGAGCTCAGGGGCATGGTTGTAAATAAGGAAATCCCTGAGAGCGTTTGGATTTCGGCAGTTGAAGCGTACTTTGAAGCAGCGGGTACAGCCGGTGCTGAGACTGCGACAGGCTTGTTCATGGGACTCCTGGGAAGATGCCATGTAAGTGCCAATGCCGCTGTCAGGGTGGCTCAGAGGGTAATTGGGGATGGAGTTGGTGGGGAAGGGTCGAAAGTGAGGGCAAAGTTGGTTACAGAGCTTGTTTCTGATGAGAGAATCGTAGCGCTTTTTGCTGACGAGTCAACGGCCAAATACAGAAAATCAATGCACGCTCTTCTTTGGAACTG TGCTTCAGATCATTTTAGATCAAAAGATTACAAGACAGGTGCGGAGGTGTTTGAAAAGTCACTGCTTTATATTCCATACGACTTGGAGAACAGAATATTGCGTGCCAAGGGCTTTAGAGTTTTGTGTCTCTGCTACCTTGCTCTGGATCAGCTCGATAGAGCCCAAGAATACATCAGTGAGGCTGAAAAG CTCGAACCCACGACTGCGTCTGCTTTTCTTAAG TTCAAGATCTATCTTCAGAAAAACAGCCATAGTGATGCTATCAATCAGCTCCAAACACTGAAATCTCGCCTTGATTTCACTCCTGACTTTCTTTCTCTGGCAGCACATGAAGCTCTTGCTTGTCAGTCTCTTTCTGTTGCTGTTGCCTCTCTTTCCAATTTACTGGAATTTTATCCCTCAGGAAGATCCATGCCAACAAGTGAAGTCGAAGTGCTACGAACTTTAATCACAATCCTCATTAAAGACCCAGGTAAGGAATCTGAAGTCCTGAAGTTCATGAAATTGGCCCATGCCAGAGCATCTGAGATGGGAACAGAGTGTTTTTTCGGGAAAGGGGAAGTTGGAAGACGAGAACAACACTGGTTTGCGGTAACTTCATGGAATTTGGGAACAAAATGTGGGAAGGAGAAGAACTATGAATTATGTGCAGAATTTTTGAGATTGATATCAGAATTGTATGATGGTCTTACTGACGGTCAAGCAGAAGAAAACAGTGTTATGGTTTGTAAATCATTGATATTAACTGTATCTGCCATGGTAGCTTCAGAAAATCAAAAGAAGGTCCCTTTGCTAGACTCTGAAGTAAAAAGAGCTGGTGAACTGCTAGACAAAGCAGGGAAG ATGCTAACTTCGATCTCAATGGGTGCTCGatttaatgataataaaatgaatatgatTGAGCCAGAATTTCTCTTCATATTCACATTCAATGCGTATGATATACATGGACGAAACGATAACTCAGGATCTCAACAACAACTCCACCTTGTAAAGAGTTTTGCTAGTTCGAAGGCTTGCAACTCAAAATACCTTCTGCAAATTGGCATCAATGCCTCTCAGGGAGCAAGGTCTAACCCTGAAGTGGCTATCTTTGCCTTAAACGAGTGCCTTTCATCGCTGCTTTCATCACCTTCACCAGACTATCAAGATATTGCGCTTATAGTTCGCACATTGATCATAGTAGCAAGCATTCACAAGGGTGATTCAGATGATGATGTTGTGCATAATATGTACAAGCAAGCACATGGCATAATGGTTGGGTTGAAGGAAGGCGAGTATCCGGTTGAGGAAGGGAAATGGCTAGCAATGACTGCGTGGAATCGGGCAGCGGTGCCAGTGAGAATGGGGGTAGTTGATGCAGCAAAGAAATGGATGAATTTGGGGTTGGAGATTACAAGGAAGGTTTTAGGGATGGAGACTTATAGGGCATGTATGGAGGACTTCATTGCTGCTTTTGAAAAGAAGTTTCAGTTGCAAAATAATGGTTGA